The genomic region CGCGCCGTCGCTCCATCTTCCCGTTGCCGGTGACGCATAACGGGCATTCGAGGTTGCAAACATTGGTCGGCTCTATGGTCAGAATCGCAGGCTGTCCCCAGACGATACTTCTCTTGGTGGCCCAGGAGATACCGTAAGAGATGACGGCAAGGCAGATATTCCATAGTCGCTTGAATGTAAGAGCCCGCAATAATAGCCGGACGGGGATTTCTTTCATGTTGACTATCTGGCCCGATTGATCACTACTTCCATTTGACTTTTCCCACGAGACCCAACGGGC from Pseudomonadota bacterium harbors:
- a CDS encoding aldehyde ferredoxin oxidoreductase produces the protein MKEIPVRLLLRALTFKRLWNICLAVISYGISWATKRSIVWGQPAILTIEPTNVCNLECPLCVTGNGKMERRRGLMNFDTFRKTLDKIGDHLVYLLLYHQGEPFLNREFLR